A region of Nerophis lumbriciformis linkage group LG26, RoL_Nlum_v2.1, whole genome shotgun sequence DNA encodes the following proteins:
- the LOC133623563 gene encoding uncharacterized protein: MCSLKSTRKLFFVLAGKLEVAEGRVPLWGRKEIAIMWHWWMPFFLALVSMAIPTICQSGDGDYGSGFDFYLSITATDGPLQSVADEPARVKNNPTSPDVSSFPPHQKTCAVRFSTSDVSARKLKAQKEELAYLQAIQHANKAVMENLVQYVGAELRHESYEEVIRANMVGILEDHKSCLEVTEKAEEDLKKQLQGNVLDTLARMQKIHDESLAFEDMLRAAFDMAKRLESSSQTLHASFTKQLRDTVKVHG; the protein is encoded by the exons CTTGGCCGGAAAATTGGAAGTAGCCGAGGGAAGAGTTCCGCTGTGGGGGAGAAAAGAAATTG CTATCATGTGGCATTGGTGGATGCCCTTTTTCTTGGCCTTGGTTTCCATGGCAATCCCAACAATCTGCCAAAGTGGGGACGGCGATTATGGATCAGGCTTTGACTTTTACCTCTCGATCACAGCCACTGATGGGCCATTGCAATCCGTCGCTGATGAGCCTGCGAGGGTGAAAAATAACCCAACGTCCCCCGACGTGTCCTCTTTTCCACCGCACCAGAAGACGTGTGCAGTCCGCTTCAGCACCAGCGACGTCTCAGCCCGGAAGCTGAAGGCCCAGAAGGAGGAGCTGGCCTACCTGCAGGCCATCCAGCACGCCAACAAGGCGGTGATGGAGAACCTGGTGCAGTATGTCGGGGCCGAGCTGCGACACGAGAGCTACGAGGAGGTGATCCGAGCCAACATGGTGGGCATCCTGGAGGACCACAagagctgcctggaggtgaccGAGAAAGCAGAGGAAGACCTGAAGAAGCAGCTGCAAGGCAATGTACTCGACACCCTCGCTAGGATGCAGAA AATCCATGACGAGTCATTGGCTTTTGAGGACATGCTTCGGGCGGCGTTTGACATGGCCAAGCGCCTGGAGAGCTCGTCACAGACCCTTCATGCTTCATTCACCAAGCAGTTGAGAGACACGGTCAAAGTCCACGGCTAA